Below is a genomic region from Echinicola rosea.
CCTATCGCCCTGACCACCTTAACTACCTTTGGTGGGCTTACCCCCATTATCATGGAAACTTCCAGCCAGGCCTATTACCTGATTCCCATGGCCATTTCACTGGGGTTCGGCATTGTATTCGCCACTTCCATCATTTTGGTGATCGTTCCCTGCCTTTACCTCTCCCTTGAGGATATCAAGCACCTTTTTGCAAAAATAACATCCAACGAAACAACTACCTGAGGCTACTTCAGATGGCTGAACACCTCAGTATAAGGTAATGTAAATCCGCTACTACCCTGTCTTCCTTTTTATGGGCAATGGCATTTTTAAACACGGGCATGCCGCCCATTTGGCCTGTTTCATATGGATCCAACACATACTTCCATTTTCCATTCATGCTGGTAAACGACCTGTTTTGGGTATTGGCTATGAATGTTTCCTGACTAACCCCATCTCCAAGGGCAAAAAAGAATAGGATAAAGGATAAAAAAACAGTCTGCGGTAATCGTTCATGCTTTATATGGCTTATGGTTTCGATATTTAATTTCAGGGCTAAAATACCGAAAAACATGCTGCAAATCCGTTGAGATGTTTGCTTATTGGGCAGCCAAAACCTCCACAGTAGCGGCCTTCGCTCGGTCACTGATCATGGGAGCCAAGTATGGACTCCCTCCGTATTTTTCCCGGTACGCTTGATCAATCTTATCATTTAGCTCACCTGATATTGGCTCAAACCGCACTTTCTTTTCCAGTCCAACTGCGGTGATTTTACCGCTTTTTTGACCCATGGCAGCTTGATACCACCTCGAACCAATCCCATTATAGGCACGGACATATAACCTGCCGTCCACGGCTACGGACCAAATCCAAGTGAGGGTGCCAAAAGTCTGACCGTCTTCCCGAAAAGGAGCGATGTGAAAATCATCCTTTTCTGCAATTTGCTGGACTTCCTCTTTGCTCAATGTTTCTGATAGCATTTTACGATCTATTTTGAGTATTGCTCATCTGTTACTTTTTCCATCCAAGTCACCACAGTACCATTTACCTCCTCTTGAATGGCTATATGGCTCATGGCCTTATTGGAGGAAGCTCCGTGCCAATGTTTTTCATTTGGCTCAAACCAAACGATGTCCCCTGGCTTAACGACCTCTATCGGCCCTCCCTCCCGCTGCACCCAGCCCAAACCTGACTGGATGATCAGCGTCTGACCTGCTGGATGGGTGTGCCAAGCCGTCCTGGCACCTGCCTCGAAGGTCACTAAGGCACCAGCCGCTTGGGTAACTTCCCTTTTGGGAAATAAGGGATCGATCCTCACCGAACCTGAAAACCAATCTTCAGGCCCTTCCATTGAATTCAGTTGTTCATTTTTAACAATTTCCATCGTATTTGTGGTTTTATTTTAATATCCTTCCATGATTACGATATGGTACAGGCAATCATAAAACGCCAAAATTACTTGTTAATCCCCCGAAAACACTGGAAACACAGTAGCCTCTCCATAGTCATTTATCTGTTCGAGGTGCTTTAAATGCTCCATATCCTTATCGGAAATTTCAAAATCCAATGCAGCATTGGCCTTCATATGCTCCGGATTGGCTGTTTTTGGCAATGGTAACAGTCCCAATTGCAAATCATATCGAATGCTGAGCTGTGGCACGGAAACACCATATTTTTCAGCCATTTGGGCCACCTCCTTATCTTTGAGCAACTCGCCATGTCCTAATGGTGAATAAGCTTCTATCAAAATGCCCTTATCCTTACAAAACCGGATCAAGTCGGCCGGGGTATTCTTGATATGGGCCAGGATTTGGTTGACCATAGGCTTAATGGTACAGGAAGTCAAGATATTTTCAATATCGACTTCCTTAAAGTTTGAGAGGCCTATTGCCCTTAGTTTACCGGCCTCATAAGCTTCTTCCAAGGCACGCCACGCGGCACGGTTCCCTTCAAAATACCGGTCCTCACCCTGGTATTCTTCCCATGGCTTTGGGCTATGGATGATCATCAAATCGACATAATCAAGGCCCATTTTCTCCAACGAACCATCAATTGCAGCTTTGGCACCTTCATAGGTCTTCTGCTCAGCTGCCAATTTACTCGTAACAAACAGGTCTTCTCTTTTTAAACCGCTTTCACGGATTCCCTTTCCCACACCAGCTTCATTTTCGTAGGCCTGGGCGGTATCGATGTGGCGATAGCCGATTTCCACCGCTTCCTTTACAGCTTGCGCAGCATCCTCGTCACTGATAAACCAGGTACCTAGTCCCAGTTTTGGAATTTCCACCCCATTTGACAATGAATATTTCTCTTCTAAAATCATCATGTGTACTTTTTTATTGACTTAAAATGTAGCGGCATCGATCACATACCGATACCGCGCTTCTTTGTTGACGACCTTTTCCCAGGCGTCATTAATCTCCTCGGCCGCAATTTTCTGAATCTGCGGCCGGATGCCATTATCCGCACAATAATGGACCACCTCCTGTGTCTCAGGGATCCCTCCGATCAAAGACGCATTAAAATTTACCCTTGAAAATGCTAGCATCAGATTGTTAAGGGTTATTTCTGAGGCATCTGGCATCCCTACGAAGGTGAATGTTCCCTGAGGCTTTACACACGCCACATATGGTGAAACGTTAAACTGGTAGGGAATGGTGCAGATCATATAATCCAAGGTCTTAACGAAGGCTTGCATGTTTTTATAATCCTCATCCACGACGATTACTTCCGTGGCTCCCCACGATTTAATATCCGCTACTTTTTCGGTGGTGGTGGTAAAGGCATATACTTCGCCCCCCTTGGACACCGCTAGTTTTACCGCCAGGTGACCAAGCCCTCCGATTCCCGCTACCCCAACCTTATCCCCTACTTGAAATTGCGCTTTCATGAGTGGCGAATAGGTGGTGATTCCTGCGCATAAAAGAGGGGCCGCTTCTTCAAAACTGAGCTGGTCGGGAATGTGTACCGCAAAATGGTCCCGCACTACCATCTTATTGGAATAACCTCCCTGGGTAATTCCTGAAGGTGATTCCTCAGAAGGATATCCGTAGGTAAATACCGTCTCTCCGCGATCACAAAAGTGTTCCTCACCATGGGTGCAGCTTTCACACTCCATACAGCTGTCCACCATACACCCTACCCCGGCACGATCGCCCACCTTGAACTTGGTAACGTTTTTGCCAACTGCCGATACCACACCGACGATCTCATGACCGGGTACTTGGGGATACACCTGCTTGCCCCAGTGTCCTTTTTCCTGGTGGATGTCAGAATGGCAAATACTGGAAAACTTAACATCGATCAGGATATCATCATCCCCTACCGGCCTCCGTTCAAACTCCCATGGGCTTAACACACCGGATTCATCTGTAGCTGCATAGCCCTTGGCTTTGATGGGTTCTACGGTCTTTCCCGCTGTTTCCCCCTTGGAAAAGACTGAAACTGGATTGGATAAGGTCAGGCCTGCCCCCAAAACGACCGTCTGCTGGATAAAAGCTCTCCGGGAGCTGTCATCTGATATTTGGGATTTCTTTGTCATATGTCCTATGGTGAGGTTTTAATTTCCTTTACACTTTCAACATTACAAATTTCAAACTTTCACCTATCAAAAAATAAAGCTTTTCAAATCATTTATTAAAAAAATCAAACCTCACATGAACTGCTCAAATAGATCATAACAAACAGAACAATAATTAGTTAAGGAAATACCAACAATATATCGAACCTAATACCGGAACAACAAACCACATCCCTGCCCCCATCACAAGTTAACATAATCAAACTTTCTCTAACCGAATAGCCTTGGGCGTAGTACCGGTCTGCTTTTTGAAAAAATTGTTAAAATACGTAGGATAATCAAAACCGAGCGCAAAAGCAATTTCACTGATGTTCCAGTTGGTATGGTGCAATAAAGCCTTTGCCTCCACCAACACGCGATCGGACACATGGGCGGAAGTGGGCTTTCCAGTAACCTCCTTCACCGCCCTGTTCAAATAGTTGACATGGACATTCAGCTGATTGGCATAATCCTGCGCTGACTTTAGCGCTAAAGGCTTACTGGACGTCTCAATGGGGAATTGCCGCTCCAGCAACTCCAAAAACACCGATGTCAACCGCGAAGAAGCATTTTTCTGCTGCTCAAAATCCTCTGAAGGCTGCAGCTTCATGGCCTCGTGTAATATCAAATGGATATAATTACGGATCAGCTCGTCCTTAAATGGATAATCAGACTGCTGCTCTTCGATCATTT
It encodes:
- a CDS encoding helix-turn-helix domain-containing protein, translating into MEAKIERSVSDFNNELKLRGFNVFQIEKDGNATKIYSRKDFYKICLTTGRSIIHYSDRSFEADDTILFFGNPHIPYSWETLSTRYVGYTCLFSEEFLVQSDRSDMLQQSPLFKLGGTPILLINEQQREFLNGIFKKMIEEQQSDYPFKDELIRNYIHLILHEAMKLQPSEDFEQQKNASSRLTSVFLELLERQFPIETSSKPLALKSAQDYANQLNVHVNYLNRAVKEVTGKPTSAHVSDRVLVEAKALLHHTNWNISEIAFALGFDYPTYFNNFFKKQTGTTPKAIRLEKV
- a CDS encoding DUF2255 family protein produces the protein MLSETLSKEEVQQIAEKDDFHIAPFREDGQTFGTLTWIWSVAVDGRLYVRAYNGIGSRWYQAAMGQKSGKITAVGLEKKVRFEPISGELNDKIDQAYREKYGGSPYLAPMISDRAKAATVEVLAAQ
- a CDS encoding aldo/keto reductase is translated as MMILEEKYSLSNGVEIPKLGLGTWFISDEDAAQAVKEAVEIGYRHIDTAQAYENEAGVGKGIRESGLKREDLFVTSKLAAEQKTYEGAKAAIDGSLEKMGLDYVDLMIIHSPKPWEEYQGEDRYFEGNRAAWRALEEAYEAGKLRAIGLSNFKEVDIENILTSCTIKPMVNQILAHIKNTPADLIRFCKDKGILIEAYSPLGHGELLKDKEVAQMAEKYGVSVPQLSIRYDLQLGLLPLPKTANPEHMKANAALDFEISDKDMEHLKHLEQINDYGEATVFPVFSGD
- a CDS encoding (R)-mandelonitrile lyase translates to MEIVKNEQLNSMEGPEDWFSGSVRIDPLFPKREVTQAAGALVTFEAGARTAWHTHPAGQTLIIQSGLGWVQREGGPIEVVKPGDIVWFEPNEKHWHGASSNKAMSHIAIQEEVNGTVVTWMEKVTDEQYSK
- a CDS encoding NAD(P)-dependent alcohol dehydrogenase yields the protein MTKKSQISDDSSRRAFIQQTVVLGAGLTLSNPVSVFSKGETAGKTVEPIKAKGYAATDESGVLSPWEFERRPVGDDDILIDVKFSSICHSDIHQEKGHWGKQVYPQVPGHEIVGVVSAVGKNVTKFKVGDRAGVGCMVDSCMECESCTHGEEHFCDRGETVFTYGYPSEESPSGITQGGYSNKMVVRDHFAVHIPDQLSFEEAAPLLCAGITTYSPLMKAQFQVGDKVGVAGIGGLGHLAVKLAVSKGGEVYAFTTTTEKVADIKSWGATEVIVVDEDYKNMQAFVKTLDYMICTIPYQFNVSPYVACVKPQGTFTFVGMPDASEITLNNLMLAFSRVNFNASLIGGIPETQEVVHYCADNGIRPQIQKIAAEEINDAWEKVVNKEARYRYVIDAATF